In Desulfosalsimonas propionicica, the DNA window GCTGTCTTGTCTTCTGCGAAATTCTGTCATGGCGTCCTCCTTTCATTGGGATTTTCAAAGCGTTGTCGCCTGGCCTGTCAAAGAATCTCTTTGGCTGTCCTTTTTTTTGCTTTCGTTGAACGCTGATCCGCCTATCGGATTTTTCCGGGCGCATCTCTTATAGTTATAAGCATAAGCTTAAAATAAAATGATACAAATAAAATTTCCGCCGTTAATCGGCAGTCGCCGCATTTTAACGGCATACGCCACCACAGGTCGTTGTTCAGCCAGGGGATAGGTGCTCTTGAGCATCAGTTTTCCGGGAGGTATGGGTGCAGCTTAGCTCACAACGAATACGGACGCTTTTTTTGCCCCGCCCAGAACCTTTTGGGATACGCTTCCAAGCAAAAATGCCGAAGAGGCTGAAATTCCCCTTTTGCCCATCACCACGACGTCAAATCCGGAATCGGCGGTTTTTATGATATCGCGGGCAACGCCCTTTTCAAGTGTATGAACTTCGGTCTCGATCCGGTTGAGATCAAAACCTGCATCCAGCAATTCCCGCCGCCCTTCTTTTAATGCGGCCTCCAGGAGTGCTTTTTTCTGATTTTCCAGCGCGCAGAAAGCTGATCGCTCCCGCTGGAAGGTGGGAGTCAGTCCGGGACTGTTGTATTCGCATAGGCGGCTGTAATCCGGTGCAACACTGAAAAGCAGCACCCGGGCCGTTTTGTCAAATATTTCGGCAGCCAAAGACAGCGCCCGCCTCGCACCATCAGAATCATCCATGGCGATCAAAATATTGTTGTCCATGTTGTTTTCTCCTTGTTTCAATCAGTTGAAAGATCATGTCCGGTTCAGGATACCACTATCACCGATGCAGCATGAACGCCTTGCAAAACCTTATGGGAGACACTGCCGAACAGAAATACAGATGTGGCGGATATGCCGCGTTTGCCGATGACGATCGCATCAAACCCGGTGTCGGCCTTGTTGATGATCTCCTGGGCCACATTCTTTTTGACGGGCTGGATTTCCTGATACACACGGTCTTCGGCAAATCCGGCGGCCAGCAGTTCCAGGCGGCTTTCGTTCAGCGCTTTTTCCAGCAGGCCTTTTTTTTCATTTTCCAGGGCGCACAGGGCGTCCTGCTGTCGCTGCAGAGGAGGTGTCAGGCTTTGGCTGTCAAAGGAACAGATACTTTTGTGATCCGGCAATACACTAAACAGGGTGATCTCATCGTTTTTGTCAAACATTTTGGCGGCGAACGTTACCGATCTCCGCGCATTGGCGGACTCATCCATGGCAATCAAAATTTTTTTGCTCATGATTTTTCTCCTTTGCCGGTTTCGGGAAAGTGTTATGAAGCGTCTTTAATTATGAACATAAGCTCAAAACTTTGGCCTGTCCATTCGAATCGCTGATAAAAAGCATTCAGTATTGCCCCTTGTTTGTTTTCGTGGAAAGAAATTCCAGGCGGAAAAGTCGCGTTGGGAGCTTTTATGAGGGTATTTGCAGGGGCAGGGAAACTAGTACCAGTTCAGGTGCATCCCGGTGGTGCCTTTTGGAGAACCCAAGTGCATTGCAAATTTTCAGCATACCACGATTTTCAGCAAGAACCTCCCCGTAAAGTTCGCCGATTCCCTGCTGCCTGGCGTAATCAATAATACGGCGCATCATCAGGGTCCCCAACCCCCTCCCGGTCCAATCCCCATGAATGAGCACAGCATATTCTGCACGCTCGTTGTCCGGATCCGCTGCCAGTCGAACCGTGCCGTACAGGGGAGATGCACTCGGCAAGGCCGGGTCGCAGAGCACCAGGGCCATTTCCCGGTCATAATCGATCTGGGTCAGGCGTGCTGCAAACTCATGGGGCAATGTTTTCATGGCATGCAGAAATCGCAGGCGAATTGCTTCGCGGGAAAGACTCGAGAAAAGCGCGAGCAGTGCAGGCTCGTCTTCCGGGCGGATTGGACGAAGAAAAAACTTTTGGCCGTCGGCCAGCGTTATTTCTTCCTCAAGTTCCCGGGGATAGGGCCGGATGGCAAGGCGCTGCTGGGCAGGTATAGATGATGAAATTGCCCTGATGCGGGCATCTAGAGCGATAACCCCGTTTTCATCGACAAGAAGAGGATTGATGTCCAATTCCTGGATTTCAGCGATATCACAGATCAGCTGCGACACCTTGACCAACGTCATGGCGATGCTCTGCATATTTGCGGCCGGCTTTCCGCGGTAGCCTTTGAGAAGTCGGTAAACGCGTGTGCGGCTCATGGCTTCACGGGCAAGCTGCATATTGAGCGGTGGTATAGCAATCTCCATATCCCGAATGATTTCCACTGCGGTGCCTCCCTGGCCGAACAAAATCACCGGCCCGAACTGGATATCGTTGACAACCCCGATAATCAGTTCGTTTGCATTGGGGCGGTTGACCATGGGCTGTACCGAAAACCCGTATATTTTCGCATCCGGTCGTTTCCTGCTGATTTTTTCCATCATGTTCCGTGCGGCCTCTGCAACGCCTCTGCCCGGAACCAAATGCAGGGCAACGCCGCCTATATCGGATTTGTGGGGTATATCGGGCGAAAGGATCTTTAGGGCCAGAAAACCGCTCAGTCCATCGCTTATTGCTGCAGCCTCCTCCGGACTTGTAGCTTCAAATGTTTTCACTACGGGGATTTTATAAGCGGCCAGAACGGCCTTGGCTTCAATCTCGGTAAGCCATTGCCCGCCCATGGACAGCGCCTGCCGAATGATCCGACGGGCCGTTTCGGTATCCGGCTCAAAGGCCTCCGGGATATTTGGCGGGGTTTCCATCAGCAGGTTCTGGCCACGGCGGTATCGAACCATCTGCATGAAACCCCGCACGGCTTCTCCGGGCGTTTCATAACTTGGAATCTTGTTTTTAGAAAAAATTTTGCGGGCCTCCCCGGCGGAATCAATCCCCAGCCAACTGGTAAAGATGCCTGGGGGGCTGGAGCGAACAGGGCTTTTGGCCAACGTATCCACCACTGCCAAAGCAACCTCTGTGCCCGATACCATCGCAGTGGGGCAGTTTATAATAAGAATCGCATCGATATTTTTGTCTTCCAAAAGTATGCGAAGTGCATCCGCGTAGCGTCCCGACGGGGCATCACCGATGATATCCACGGGATTGCCATGGGACCATGTAGGCGGCAGGACTCTGCTCAGACGCTTTGTTGTTTCTTGCGAAAGTTCGGCGAGACGCCCCTTTTTGTCCATTAATACATCCGTGGCCAGCACGCCCATCCCTCCCCCGTTGGTCAGAATGACAAGCCCGTCACCATGAAAGGGACGGGACATGGCAAGGGTTTCCACCGCATCGAACAGCGCCAGCATATCCGTCACTCGCAGCACGCCGGCCCTTCGAAAGGCGGCATCGTATACCGGGTCTGTTCCAGCCAATGCGCCGGTGTGAGAGGCTGCGGCATGGGCGCTTTCCCGGTGGCGCCCGGATTTGACCACGATTACAGGCTTCATCCGGGCTGCCGCCCGGGCCGCAGACATGAACTTTCGCGCATGGGTTATATTTTCAATATACAGAAGGATCGCCCCGGCACGAAAGTCACCGGCCAGGTAATCGAGCACATCTCCGAAATCAACGTCCGACATGTTTCCCATGGATATGAAATGGGAAAATCCGATTGCCTTCGATGTGGCCCAGTCCAATATGGATGTCTGTACCGCACCGGACTGGCCTGCGAAAGCGATTTTCCCGCTTAGGGGATGGATATGGCCGAAGCTGGCATTCAGGCCATCGCCGGGCACCATGATCCCCAGGCAATTGGGGCCGACGATGCGAAGCAGTCTCGGGCGGGCGGCATCAAGCATCCGGGCGCAGATACGACTACCGTTTTCGTTTCCTCTTTCCCGGAATCCGGCAGATATGACCACGGCTGCCCGGGTTCCCCGTTTGCCCAATTTTTCAATCAACCGGGGAACCGTATCCGGAGGGGTGGCGATAACGGCAAGATCCGCGGCTTTTGGCATGCTGTCCACGTCCGGATACACGCAGCGCCCTTCGATTTCTTTGTATTTGGGGTTTACAAAGAAAATATCGCCTGTAAATCCACTTTCCACCAGATTGTGGGCAATGAGCGTTCCGATGGAGCCCGGTTTCTGACTGGCGCCTATCAAGGCGACTGAACCCGGATGAAACAGAGAGTCGAGATTCCGAATGGTCACTTGATTACCCTCCGATCACTTTCACATCCATTCCCGGTGAAACAACCAATGGGCTATGCATATACCGCGATGCAGGATCTGCAAACGCACTGGCTTACAGTGAAAAAGGCTTCTGTACTGACAATAATCCCGTTGCAGGATAAAACCAGTCAAAAGCTGATTGCAGATATCGAATGCGGCACGGAGGCTTCCTCCCTCTTGCTTGCTCGGCTTTTGAGTTCTTCCAAATCAGGGCTGTTGATTTCATTCAGGAATTTCTGGACGTGCTCAAAAAGAGAGATGAAAGAATAGGGGTGGCCGACCGGATCTCGACGCTTGCGTACACCATGGACAACTGCTTTTTGCTGACGAGGAATTGGATGTCATTTGGTCCGAGGGCGCAATCGTAGCGGCGGAGCAACGGGAAGTCGAACTTTTTGAAACATACAAGGATCCACTCTTGTCCAAAAACGGAATTTTGTAGAATGTAAAATTTGACCTAATTTTTGAAGGCTTGAAAAAAAATCCTCCTTGTGGGCAATGTTGAATTGTCAAGAAACAACAAACCCCAAAAAAACCAAGGAGGATGTCCAATGATAAAACATGCGAGCATGTTTAGTCAACTGATTGCTATGATCGACCGTAAAAATTTCCATGAGCTTGTATACCGCCATAAGTCTGAACGGTTCGCTAAAAAATTCAATTCATGGGAACATTTCGTATCCATGCTTTTCTGTCAACTCGCACAGGCTAAAATCCTCAGAGAGATCTGTGGCGGCATTGCCTGCTGCATGGGCAAAATGAAACATCCGGGAATGAAAGCTGCGCCGAACAAATCAACTCTGTCTTATGCCGACTCCCATAGGTCGTGGGAGTTATTCCGGGATTTGTTTTACCAGACCCTTGATACATGCAGAGCGGCAGCGCCCGGGAAGCATAAATTCCGGTTTAAAAACAAGCTGCTTTCCCTCGACAGCAGCACAATATCATTGTGTCTGTCCATGTTCCCCTGGGCAAAATTCAGGCAAACCAAGGGCGCTGTAAAATTGCACCTCTTGTTGGACCATGACGGGTACATGCCTTCTTACGCCTACATTTCCAATGGGAAGATGGCTGATATCCATGTTGCCAGACAAATTTCATTATCACCGGGCTCGATCATTACCATGGACTGAGGATATAACGATTATAAATTGTTTGCGTTCTGGACCGAAAGCGGCATTTATTTTGTCACCCGGTTGAAGGACAACGCCGATTATGAGGTGGTTGAAAAGTTCAAAATCCCTCAAAACAGGAATGTTTTATCAGATCAACGGATCCGTTTCACTGGTTACAAATCCCGTAAAGAATGCCCCCACCTGATGCGAAAAGTTGTGGTCTGGGATGTTATCAATAACCGGGAAATCGTATTATTGACCAATCATCGCGATTTCGGGGCCACTACCATCTCTTCGATATACAAGGACAGATGGCAGATTGAACTTTTTTTCAAGGCGCTCAAGCAGAACCTGAAAGTGAAAATCTTTGTGGGCACTTCCGAAAACGCCCTTTATATCCAGATTTGGACAGCACTGATTGCCATTCTCATGGTAAAGTTTCTGCAGTTCAAATCCAAATTTGGCTGGTCGCTGTCGAACCTCGTTACTTTGTTGCGCCTGAACCTTTTTACATACAGGAATTTATGGGAATGGATCGACAGCCCATATGAAGTTTTACCCTTGGAACCAAAACCTGTCCAATATTCGCTGCCACTACGAGGTCCTGGACAGCATCTGTACTAAAAAATGAAACCTTGGACCGGAAAAACTGATTTTTCCGCTTGAAACAGTTGATTTTATGGAGCTAGTACGTGAATTTTTAAATTGTTTTGGACAGCAGTGTTTAAAGACCATAAATGGCTGTGAATCTCTCAAAATTTACAAAACAACGCTAATCAGTAATGCCGAATGGCTAAAGCATGGCGCAGCAGCAACATAACCGTTCGCTTGGGGGACCGGGAAAAGCCATTGGTTTTTCACAAAGCATTGATTTATGAGGGTTTATAGATTTCAAAAACCGGACAGGTTTGCTACAACATTGCACATTGCCTCGACATTGGGATTCCAGGACTATGTTTGGGGGTCCGCAGCGGCGTGAGTGCCCGCATAACTGAAGTTTCATGGCTGCCGCATATGACTCGCCATTAATTCGGGCAGACTCAGGAAACACCTAAGCGCCATTTATTTTCAATACCTGAGTCTGCCCTTTTTACTGTGTCGAATTCTTATGCTTCATCAGATTTTATAGACATAGCATAAAAGCTATCAAGTCTTTCTTTTCTTGCTGAGTGAGATCCAGCCCCAAGGCCAGATTAAAAAATTCAACAGTATCCGCGAGGGTTAAAAGCCTGCCATCGTGATGATATGGCGGAGAATCCTTAATGCCCCGGAGGGTGAATGACTTTATTGGGCCGTCTGGGATGCTGTAATGATCATTGATCATCTCAGGGGTGTAAAATTTTTCCAGGTGTAAATCCTGCATTTCATGATTTGTATAAGCAGGCGCTGGATGGCATTCCGCACAGCGTCCCTTGCCAAAGAAAATTTCTTCTCCGCGAAGTTCCTTCTCGGTTGCTTTATCCTCGATAAGACGTCCAGCAGGGTCAAGTTTAGGTGCCGGCGGGAAATCGAACATATTCTGCATTTGAGCCATCATTGCAACCTGGCTGGCGCGATCAGGCAGATTGACACCTTTTTTGGCCGCAGTAACATGATCGCCATCAAAGTAAGCGGTTCGCTGTTCAAACTCGGTAAAGTCTTCCACCGACCGGAGAGACCGCTTTGACCCATGAATCTGCTGATTGTACATGCCCCTGAGACTAACCGTATCCAGCCGAAAACGGGCCGCCTGCGGCCGGGTGTCAGGATTCAAGTGGAATGCCGCATTTGTATGCCCGTTCACGTGGCAATCAAGGCAAGTCACGCCCAAACTCGGTTCCTTGACCTTTCGATCCTCCGTCTGGTTAAACTGCTGCTGCGGGAAAGGGGTGAGCAGCAGCCGCATTCCTTCCATTTGAACCGGAGTGAGAATTCCTTTAAACATTTCGTAATAGTTCTTGATTGAAAGCACCTTGCCCTGGGATACATCCCCCAGGTCGGGACGAGAGGTTAAATAGATCGGCGGCGGGAACTCAGGCGTGAAGTGTGCAGGGATATCAAACTCGATATCAAACCGCTCGAGATTTCTGTTTTCAAGTTTCTGCATCTCATCAATCTGGTTTTGCGGGAATACCTGCCCCCCCGTGCTGTGCTTCGAATGTGGCAGCGGCCGGAAACCCATTGGGAAAAGATCCTTTTCCTTGATCTCTGCCGGCGTCATATCAGACAATTCTTCCCACGTGACACCTCCGTGAAGTTTGACCCGCACGCCTTGTTGAACCGGTTTGCGGCCGGCCGACATCATTGTGTCGGAAGGCATATCACTTAAATCATAGCGTTTTTCCAAAAGCTTCTGCTGGCGTTGGTCATACTTCGATTTTGCTTCGGCGTCCATTTCCATGGTCTCTTGGAAGCTCTTCTCAATAACCACCGGCATGTAGGTGCCTCCCTCCAAGGGTGTCATTTTCTCGGCCATAACAAGTCCACTAAGCCCGGTCACGACACCAGCCAAACCCAGACAAACGGCCGCCGCAAGAATTTTTTTTCGCATTTTTCTCTTCCTTTCCCGAATCAATAGATTCGGTTTTGGGTTTAAAGCCTGGTTCAATCATTAAAACCAAGCAAGTTGACGCATATAATGTTCAAAAACCCAGAAGAAGTGTTATTCTTGTCCAGCCTGTCCCTATCGGATCCATACCGGCCGAAATATCGGCACAGTATCAGCAGGAGTTCTTTTTTTACATATTTCAGACCTTCTATTTTGATTTGGCTCCCGGCATGGGCATGGCCTTTGATGATGCGGTCGATGGGTGCAAGAGGGGGGCGATCAGAGCAAGATTGAAGATCTCGATGACCTTAGCGGAGTTGTCAACATTCAAAGGTATTTCGGCCAAGGATTGCACCATCAATTATAAAAATAATAATTTTAATTCATCAACTGTCAAACGAATTTCTCGCTCCGAATCTATGTTGCCGGGATGTTTATTACGTAAATTATCATAAGAGGTTGGCGATGCTCAGCTTTTATCTTATTTACTGATGCAAAGGCTCTAATGGACAGGAAGATTTAAAATTTTCCGGAAAAGTTAAAGAAGGGGTGTTAAAGACTACTTGGCAGTGCGATATTCTATGCCTTCCTGAATTTCCACCTTGAATCCGCCATTCTTTTGTTCCGCCGAATCCAAAATATTGATTGGCCATAGCCGCAGTGCTCGGGTTACCCGGGCCTATCCATGATCAAAAGTTCGGACCGAGCGCCCACATTATATTGTGCATTGCCTGAATCTGGGGATTTCAAGACTATGTTTGATAATACCGAATGGGTTAATAACCGAAAAAGTCAGCAATATATTTGAGAGCGGTAAAGGTGATAATGCCTGTCAGCATCCACTTGATCTTTGCAGCTGGAACATATTTCTGGCACCGGGCACCCAGGTACATGCCTGCCATTCCACCCAATCCGAACAAAAGACCCAGCGCCCAGTCCGGTGCCACGGTCACGGCTGGATAAAACGGGGCAATGGTTTGGTAGAAAAGAACTCCAGCCACAGAAGTGACAAAGGTGCCCATAAGCGCCGCTCCGGCCACGGTATAGACCGGCAGGCCGAAAAAGGTTACGAAGAAAGGGGCGATGATGGAGCCGCCGCCGATGCCGTAGATGCCTCCCACAATGCCCACCACAAAGCTGAGGCTGAAAAGACCCCAAAAGGAGATATCAAAGGATTCGTCATAAAAAGTATACCCCAGTCGTTTCAGGTTAAAATAGTCCACTCTGACCGGTTTCAAGGTCATTTCCATTCGGTCAGCCTTTGATTGGTGGCGACGAATCATCTCGTGAAATCGTCTTTCGCTTTCAGCTTTGCTGCTTTGGCTATAATTCTTACCCACAAGCTCCCGTCCCATTTTTGCACCGATATACAATAGCACGCATGCAGCAAAAAGTTTGAAGTGCTGCGGATCCGGTAGCCAGGCTACGCGTACGATGGCGCCGATCAGGACTCCAGGCAGCGTGCCTATGATTACGATCCACGTCAGTGGCCAGACCATCCGGCCTTCTCTGAAGTAACGATAAACACCGCTGGGAATGGCTACAACGTTGAAAAGTTGATTTGTGGCACTCACAGAAGGGTTGGTGTAACCCAGGAATGTCATCTGGAATGGTAAAAGGAGAAATGCTCCTGAAACGCCGCCCATAGAAGTAAAAAATGAAATTATAAAGGCAACAACAAAGGGAATGGCCGGATTTACCTCTACTCCTGAGATTGGAAACTGCATGCTGGGCTCCTTTCTTAAAGACCCGTTTTTTCAAATTGTAGAAGTAAGCAATTATGGTGCCAGCTTTAAAAATTTTCTATGTGAAATGTAAACGATTGAAATAAAGGTTCAATTTGCATAATCCGGCTTGTTGTTCAACAAGAAATAGCTTAATCCTGCATGCCCAATAAATTTGCGAAACGGAAAATAAGCTGACACAAAATATATTGGTTGAGATCAAGGGATTCAAACGAGATCAAAGCACTTCCTTGCCAGCGATAGCAGCATTCTTGGGATTACAAGAATTTGCAAATTGAATCCGCCAT includes these proteins:
- a CDS encoding universal stress protein; this encodes MDNNILIAMDDSDGARRALSLAAEIFDKTARVLLFSVAPDYSRLCEYNSPGLTPTFQRERSAFCALENQKKALLEAALKEGRRELLDAGFDLNRIETEVHTLEKGVARDIIKTADSGFDVVVMGKRGISASSAFLLGSVSQKVLGGAKKASVFVVS
- a CDS encoding universal stress protein yields the protein MSKKILIAMDESANARRSVTFAAKMFDKNDEITLFSVLPDHKSICSFDSQSLTPPLQRQQDALCALENEKKGLLEKALNESRLELLAAGFAEDRVYQEIQPVKKNVAQEIINKADTGFDAIVIGKRGISATSVFLFGSVSHKVLQGVHAASVIVVS
- a CDS encoding bifunctional acetate--CoA ligase family protein/GNAT family N-acetyltransferase, which translates into the protein MTIRNLDSLFHPGSVALIGASQKPGSIGTLIAHNLVESGFTGDIFFVNPKYKEIEGRCVYPDVDSMPKAADLAVIATPPDTVPRLIEKLGKRGTRAAVVISAGFRERGNENGSRICARMLDAARPRLLRIVGPNCLGIMVPGDGLNASFGHIHPLSGKIAFAGQSGAVQTSILDWATSKAIGFSHFISMGNMSDVDFGDVLDYLAGDFRAGAILLYIENITHARKFMSAARAAARMKPVIVVKSGRHRESAHAAASHTGALAGTDPVYDAAFRRAGVLRVTDMLALFDAVETLAMSRPFHGDGLVILTNGGGMGVLATDVLMDKKGRLAELSQETTKRLSRVLPPTWSHGNPVDIIGDAPSGRYADALRILLEDKNIDAILIINCPTAMVSGTEVALAVVDTLAKSPVRSSPPGIFTSWLGIDSAGEARKIFSKNKIPSYETPGEAVRGFMQMVRYRRGQNLLMETPPNIPEAFEPDTETARRIIRQALSMGGQWLTEIEAKAVLAAYKIPVVKTFEATSPEEAAAISDGLSGFLALKILSPDIPHKSDIGGVALHLVPGRGVAEAARNMMEKISRKRPDAKIYGFSVQPMVNRPNANELIIGVVNDIQFGPVILFGQGGTAVEIIRDMEIAIPPLNMQLAREAMSRTRVYRLLKGYRGKPAANMQSIAMTLVKVSQLICDIAEIQELDINPLLVDENGVIALDARIRAISSSIPAQQRLAIRPYPRELEEEITLADGQKFFLRPIRPEDEPALLALFSSLSREAIRLRFLHAMKTLPHEFAARLTQIDYDREMALVLCDPALPSASPLYGTVRLAADPDNERAEYAVLIHGDWTGRGLGTLMMRRIIDYARQQGIGELYGEVLAENRGMLKICNALGFSKRHHRDAPELVLVSLPLQIPS
- a CDS encoding DUF4372 domain-containing protein encodes the protein MIKHASMFSQLIAMIDRKNFHELVYRHKSERFAKKFNSWEHFVSMLFCQLAQAKILREICGGIACCMGKMKHPGMKAAPNKSTLSYADSHRSWELFRDLFYQTLDTCRAAAPGKHKFRFKNKLLSLDSSTISLCLSMFPWAKFRQTKGAVKLHLLLDHDGYMPSYAYISNGKMADIHVARQISLSPGSIITMD
- a CDS encoding cytochrome B6, with product MRKKILAAAVCLGLAGVVTGLSGLVMAEKMTPLEGGTYMPVVIEKSFQETMEMDAEAKSKYDQRQQKLLEKRYDLSDMPSDTMMSAGRKPVQQGVRVKLHGGVTWEELSDMTPAEIKEKDLFPMGFRPLPHSKHSTGGQVFPQNQIDEMQKLENRNLERFDIEFDIPAHFTPEFPPPIYLTSRPDLGDVSQGKVLSIKNYYEMFKGILTPVQMEGMRLLLTPFPQQQFNQTEDRKVKEPSLGVTCLDCHVNGHTNAAFHLNPDTRPQAARFRLDTVSLRGMYNQQIHGSKRSLRSVEDFTEFEQRTAYFDGDHVTAAKKGVNLPDRASQVAMMAQMQNMFDFPPAPKLDPAGRLIEDKATEKELRGEEIFFGKGRCAECHPAPAYTNHEMQDLHLEKFYTPEMINDHYSIPDGPIKSFTLRGIKDSPPYHHDGRLLTLADTVEFFNLALGLDLTQQEKKDLIAFMLCL
- a CDS encoding sulfite exporter TauE/SafE family protein — translated: MQFPISGVEVNPAIPFVVAFIISFFTSMGGVSGAFLLLPFQMTFLGYTNPSVSATNQLFNVVAIPSGVYRYFREGRMVWPLTWIVIIGTLPGVLIGAIVRVAWLPDPQHFKLFAACVLLYIGAKMGRELVGKNYSQSSKAESERRFHEMIRRHQSKADRMEMTLKPVRVDYFNLKRLGYTFYDESFDISFWGLFSLSFVVGIVGGIYGIGGGSIIAPFFVTFFGLPVYTVAGAALMGTFVTSVAGVLFYQTIAPFYPAVTVAPDWALGLLFGLGGMAGMYLGARCQKYVPAAKIKWMLTGIITFTALKYIADFFGY